The genomic segment CGGGGACCAGCGTCCGTACGTGGTCAGCGACGACCTCGACGGTCTGGGCGGACCGGTCAGCGGGCACATCACGCTGAGTCGGCGCCTCGACTGGTCCGGGCATGCGCGGTACGACCTGGGCAATCCCCGCCAGCTTGCCAGCATGTACGAGGTCGTGCTCCGCGAGGCGACCACTGTTGACGATCTCGTGCAGTGGCTGGACGGCCCGGTCCTCGTGCGGCTCTGGGCCGAGCTTGTACTGCCTCCGCAGGTGCGCAACCTGTGGGAGTCTCGCCACCCGGTGCTCGCGAACACGCATCAGGGAGCGTAGTGCCGCACGGATCCACGCCCCGCTGGGCCGGGCAGTGTGTGGGAGCGGAACCGCTTCCGGTCGTAGTCCGGCCAATTGTCAACCAGTACGTCTAGTGGAAGCTGGCCGCCTGACGGTGGCGTACCCGTTCTGTCGGTCGGTGGTGCGAGGATCGGCGGATGACTGCGTGGCGGGATGTTGAGGCGGCGGCGCCGGAGTTCGCGGGGCGGGTGCGGGCGCTGTTCGACGCGCACCGGCACAAGACGATCGCGACCCTGCGGGCCGACGGGGGGCCGCGGATCTCCGGGATCGAGGTGGTCTTCGAGGAGGGCGAGTTGACCTTCGGGTCGATGGCGAACGCCCGCAAGGGCACCGACCTACGGCGGGATCCGAGGTTCGCCCTGCACAGCGCCACCGTCGACCCGGTCGAAGGCGCGGAGGCCCAGTGGCCCGGCGAGGCGAAGATCAGCGGTCGCGCGGTTCTGGCCGGGCCGATCGAGGACGGGCCGCCGGGCGACCGGTTCCACGCTGACATCACCGAGGTCGTGCACACCCACCTCAACGAGAAGGCGACCCTGCTCGTCATCGAATGGTGGACCCCCACGCACGGGCTGCGGAAAGTCGAGCGCGAGTAGCCCTCGATCGGGTGCGCGGGATCTAAATGGGTTGCCGTGCGGCGGGCGGGGCGGCAGGCTCGCCCGGTGCCTGACCTACCGCAAGCTGCGCCCGGACGTCGGATGTCGTTCAATGCCGCCGCGAGCACCTATCACCGGGGGCGGCCGCCCTACCCGAAAGCGGTGTTCGACCTGCTTGCCGACCGGTGTGGGTTGCGGACCGGCGCGCGGGTGCTCGAAATCGGTGCCGGCAACGGACTGGCGACCGGGCCGCTGTTGGCCGCCGGGGCACACGTGGTCGCGGTCGAGCCGGGCGAAAGCCTCGCCGCGATCCTGGCCGCCGACCACGGCAGCGACCGGCTCGGCGTTGTCGTGGCCGACTTCGAGAGTGCCGAGCTGCCGGGCGGGTTCGACCTGGCGGTCGCGGCCACCTCACTGCACTGGCTCGATCCGGACACC from the Solwaraspora sp. WMMD1047 genome contains:
- a CDS encoding pyridoxamine 5'-phosphate oxidase family protein gives rise to the protein MTAWRDVEAAAPEFAGRVRALFDAHRHKTIATLRADGGPRISGIEVVFEEGELTFGSMANARKGTDLRRDPRFALHSATVDPVEGAEAQWPGEAKISGRAVLAGPIEDGPPGDRFHADITEVVHTHLNEKATLLVIEWWTPTHGLRKVERE